Proteins from a genomic interval of Pseudomonas anuradhapurensis:
- a CDS encoding SPOR domain-containing protein, which yields MAAKKKPAPKRGASRQTAPAKQPIPGWVWLAVGLTVGAFIVFLMKLEPGGDDIKRAKPEQQKPEKVAEAGKTTQAASQQPVKPKYDFYTLLPETEVIVPPEAVPEKTPPVPAQPVTPVTPAEAAKIDTARAQAALMGQTPPPAPPVIKPAATTQFFLQAGSFRKQADADKVRAQIILLGQAVKVESGTVKDETWYRVMVGPFSNREQLTGAQKQLAGAGFSNLLLQQRQTRQ from the coding sequence TTGGCTGCCAAGAAAAAACCTGCCCCAAAACGCGGCGCCAGCCGTCAGACGGCGCCGGCCAAGCAGCCGATTCCCGGTTGGGTATGGCTGGCGGTCGGCCTGACTGTAGGCGCGTTCATCGTGTTCCTGATGAAGCTCGAGCCTGGTGGCGATGACATCAAGCGGGCCAAGCCCGAGCAGCAGAAGCCGGAAAAAGTGGCCGAAGCCGGCAAGACGACACAAGCCGCATCGCAGCAGCCGGTGAAGCCGAAGTATGACTTCTATACCCTGCTGCCGGAGACCGAGGTGATCGTGCCGCCGGAAGCCGTGCCCGAGAAAACACCGCCCGTCCCGGCCCAACCGGTGACACCGGTGACCCCTGCCGAAGCGGCAAAGATCGACACGGCGCGGGCCCAGGCGGCGCTGATGGGCCAGACCCCGCCGCCGGCGCCACCGGTGATCAAGCCAGCGGCGACCACGCAGTTCTTCCTCCAGGCTGGCTCGTTCCGCAAGCAGGCTGACGCCGACAAGGTGCGCGCGCAGATCATCCTGCTGGGCCAGGCGGTAAAGGTGGAGTCGGGCACGGTCAAGGACGAAACCTGGTACCGCGTCATGGTCGGCCCGTTCAGCAACCGCGAGCAGCTGACCGGGGCGCAGAAGCAGCTGGCCGGGGCTGGTTTCAGCAACCTGCTGCTGCAACAGCGGCAAACCCGCCAGTAG
- a CDS encoding NINE protein, with amino-acid sequence MNSYQGAPFHDTHSKTIGYLLWIFGFTGSHRFYYGKPVTGTIWFLTLGLLGIGWLIDLFLIPSMDREADLRFQSGRIDYNIAWILLTFLGVFGLHRLYQGKWVTAIIYFFTGGLCLVGVLYDFWTLNSQVSERNAVRA; translated from the coding sequence ATGAACAGTTATCAGGGAGCGCCGTTTCACGATACCCACAGCAAGACCATTGGCTACCTGTTGTGGATTTTCGGCTTCACCGGGTCGCATCGCTTTTACTACGGCAAGCCCGTCACCGGCACCATCTGGTTCCTGACCCTGGGCCTGCTGGGCATCGGCTGGTTGATCGACCTGTTCCTGATCCCGTCCATGGACCGTGAGGCCGACTTGAGGTTCCAGTCCGGGCGCATCGACTACAACATCGCCTGGATCCTGCTGACCTTCCTCGGGGTGTTCGGCCTGCACCGGTTGTACCAGGGCAAGTGGGTGACCGCGATCATCTACTTCTTCACAGGCGGGCTGTGCCTGGTGGGAGTGCTGTACGACTTCTGGACGTTGAACAGCCAGGTGTCCGAGCGCAATGCGGTACGGGCTTGA
- a CDS encoding malic enzyme-like NAD(P)-binding protein, with protein sequence MSDLKTAALEYHAQPRPGKLSVELSKPTATARDLALAYSPGVAEPVREIGRDPELAYKYTGKGNLVAVISDGTAILGLGDLGPLASKPVMEGKGVLFKRFAGIDVFDIEVESESPQAFIDTVRRISITFGGINLEDIKAPECFEIERTLIEQCDIPVFHDDQHGTAIVTAAGMINALEIAGKKLEDAKIVCLGAGAAAISCMKLLVSMGAKVENIYMIDRSGVIHAGRDDLNQYKAQFAHATDKRTLADALNGADVFVGLSGPNLLSAEGLKSMAANPIVFACSNPDPEISPELAHATRSDVIMATGRSDYPNQVNNVLGFPFIFRGALDVRAKRINEEMKIAAAIALKDLAKLPVPKEVCEAYGVEGLEFGREYIIPKPLDARLITVVSDAVAKAAIESGVATLPYPKHYPLTSVDDVFNG encoded by the coding sequence ATGTCAGACCTGAAAACCGCCGCTCTCGAATATCACGCCCAACCTCGTCCGGGGAAACTGAGCGTCGAACTTTCCAAGCCCACTGCCACCGCCCGTGACCTCGCCCTGGCCTACAGCCCAGGTGTTGCAGAGCCGGTGCGTGAAATCGGCCGTGATCCAGAGCTGGCTTACAAATACACCGGCAAGGGCAACCTGGTTGCGGTGATTTCCGATGGTACTGCCATCCTCGGTCTGGGCGACCTCGGCCCGCTGGCCTCCAAGCCGGTCATGGAAGGCAAGGGTGTACTGTTCAAGCGTTTCGCCGGTATCGACGTGTTCGACATCGAAGTGGAATCGGAGAGCCCGCAGGCGTTCATCGACACCGTTCGCCGTATCTCGATCACCTTCGGTGGCATCAACCTCGAAGACATCAAGGCGCCTGAGTGCTTTGAAATCGAGCGCACCCTGATCGAACAGTGCGACATCCCGGTATTCCACGATGACCAGCACGGTACCGCCATCGTCACCGCAGCCGGCATGATCAACGCCTTGGAAATCGCCGGCAAGAAGCTGGAAGACGCCAAGATCGTCTGCCTGGGTGCTGGCGCTGCCGCCATCTCCTGCATGAAGCTGCTGGTGAGCATGGGCGCCAAGGTCGAGAACATCTACATGATCGACCGCAGCGGCGTGATCCACGCTGGCCGCGACGACCTGAACCAGTACAAGGCGCAGTTCGCCCACGCGACCGACAAGCGCACCCTGGCTGACGCCCTCAACGGTGCCGACGTGTTCGTAGGCCTGTCGGGCCCGAACCTGCTGAGCGCCGAAGGCCTGAAGTCGATGGCCGCCAACCCGATCGTGTTCGCCTGCTCGAACCCGGACCCGGAAATCTCGCCAGAGCTGGCTCACGCCACCCGCAGCGACGTGATCATGGCTACCGGTCGCTCCGACTACCCGAACCAGGTCAACAACGTACTGGGCTTCCCGTTCATCTTCCGTGGTGCCCTGGACGTCCGCGCCAAGCGCATCAACGAAGAAATGAAGATCGCTGCCGCCATCGCCCTGAAGGACCTGGCCAAGCTGCCAGTGCCGAAGGAAGTCTGCGAAGCCTACGGCGTCGAAGGCCTGGAGTTCGGCCGCGAGTACATCATTCCGAAGCCGCTGGACGCCCGCCTGATCACCGTCGTTTCCGACGCCGTGGCCAAGGCTGCCATCGAATCCGGCGTAGCGACCCTGCCGTATCCGAAGCACTACCCGCTGACCAGCGTGGATGATGTGTTCAACGGCTGA
- a CDS encoding primosomal protein N', with the protein MSDVILRLALPSPLRRLFDYKAPASMARQALTPGMRIRVPFGRREMIGVLVEVCEHSEVPADKLKAASALLDPLSPIPPSLFKLCLWTAQYYQHSLGDTLSWALPTLLRQGEPAEMRQERFWHVAPGARLEDPRIARAPRQRDALKTLAQHPHGVAHSLLAKLNLNKDSLDLLLAKELVQIEVRRHLPALRHEHWLAQPELPLNDEQREAFDAVREGFGGFAAFLLAGVTGSGKTEVYLQLIRETLEAGKQALVLIPEINLGPQTLARFEQRFNARIALLHSAVNDRERLDAWLAARDGEADIIIGTRSALFTPMKNPGLIIIDEEHDGSYKQQEGLRYHARDLALVRAHQENIPILLGSATPSLETLHNALNGRYRLLRMNQRAGGARPPRMLRLDVKSLPLDSGISGPLQQAIRQTLEAGQQVLVFLNRRGFAPTLLCHDCGWLSECPRCDARMTVHQRSGVLRCHHCGYDERLPQQCPQCNHVDLRPVGAGTERAEERLKVLFPDYPILRVDRDSTARKDAMHNLFSTIQRGQPSILVGTQMLAKGHHFPRVTLVAILDADGGLFSGDFRASERMAQLIVQVAGRAGRAEEPGKVIIQTHLADHPLLVQLTEQGYFAFAEQALQERRAAGLPPYSHLALLRAEAHRPGQAEGFLDEACAAAERLVAEQRLAGIELLGPVPAPMERRAGRFRAQLLIQANTRAPLHRLISAWLLVLEQMPSGRQVRWSLDVDPVDLY; encoded by the coding sequence GTGTCCGACGTCATCCTGCGCCTTGCCCTGCCCTCCCCGCTGCGTCGCCTGTTCGACTACAAGGCACCGGCGAGCATGGCGCGCCAGGCCCTGACCCCGGGCATGCGTATCCGCGTGCCGTTCGGCCGCCGCGAAATGATCGGCGTGCTGGTGGAGGTCTGCGAGCACAGCGAAGTGCCGGCAGACAAGCTGAAAGCGGCCAGCGCCCTGCTCGACCCGCTGTCCCCGATCCCGCCGTCGCTGTTCAAGCTGTGCCTGTGGACTGCCCAGTACTACCAGCACAGCCTGGGCGATACCCTGAGCTGGGCCCTGCCAACGCTGCTGCGTCAGGGCGAACCCGCCGAGATGCGCCAGGAGCGCTTCTGGCACGTCGCCCCCGGCGCCCGCCTGGAAGACCCGCGCATCGCCCGTGCCCCACGCCAGCGCGACGCGCTCAAGACCCTGGCCCAGCACCCGCATGGCGTGGCCCACAGCCTGTTGGCCAAACTCAACCTGAACAAGGACAGCCTCGACCTGTTGCTGGCCAAGGAGCTGGTGCAGATCGAGGTGCGCCGCCACCTGCCGGCGCTGCGCCACGAGCACTGGCTGGCACAACCCGAACTACCGCTCAACGACGAGCAACGCGAAGCCTTTGACGCCGTGCGCGAAGGCTTCGGCGGCTTCGCGGCGTTCCTGCTGGCTGGCGTGACCGGCAGCGGCAAGACCGAGGTCTACCTGCAACTGATTCGGGAAACCCTGGAAGCCGGCAAGCAGGCACTGGTGCTGATCCCGGAGATCAACCTCGGCCCGCAAACCCTGGCGCGTTTCGAACAACGCTTCAACGCCCGCATCGCGCTGCTGCATTCGGCGGTGAACGACCGCGAGCGCCTGGACGCCTGGCTGGCGGCACGCGACGGTGAAGCGGACATCATCATCGGTACCCGCTCGGCGTTGTTCACGCCGATGAAAAACCCCGGGCTGATCATCATCGACGAAGAACATGACGGCTCCTATAAACAGCAGGAAGGCCTGCGCTACCATGCCCGCGACCTGGCGCTGGTGCGCGCCCACCAGGAGAACATCCCGATCCTGCTCGGCTCGGCCACGCCGTCGCTGGAAACCCTGCACAACGCCCTCAACGGCCGCTACCGCCTGTTGCGCATGAACCAGCGCGCCGGCGGTGCACGGCCACCGCGCATGCTACGCCTGGACGTGAAGAGCCTGCCGCTGGACAGTGGCATCAGCGGCCCGTTGCAGCAGGCCATCCGGCAGACACTGGAGGCCGGCCAGCAAGTGCTGGTGTTCCTCAACCGCCGCGGCTTCGCCCCGACCTTGCTGTGCCACGACTGCGGCTGGCTGTCGGAATGCCCGCGCTGCGACGCGCGCATGACCGTGCACCAGCGCTCCGGCGTGCTGCGCTGCCACCATTGCGGTTATGACGAACGCCTGCCGCAGCAGTGCCCACAATGCAACCACGTCGACCTGCGCCCGGTTGGCGCCGGCACCGAACGGGCCGAAGAGCGCCTGAAGGTGTTGTTCCCGGATTACCCGATCCTGCGCGTGGACCGCGACAGCACGGCGCGCAAGGACGCCATGCACAACCTGTTCAGCACCATCCAGCGTGGTCAGCCGAGCATCCTTGTTGGCACCCAGATGCTCGCCAAGGGCCATCACTTCCCGCGGGTTACCCTGGTCGCAATCCTCGACGCCGATGGTGGGCTGTTCTCCGGTGATTTCCGCGCCAGCGAGCGCATGGCACAACTGATCGTGCAGGTGGCCGGGCGTGCCGGGCGCGCCGAAGAGCCTGGCAAGGTGATCATCCAGACCCACCTGGCCGACCATCCCCTGCTGGTACAACTGACCGAACAGGGCTACTTCGCGTTTGCCGAACAAGCCTTGCAGGAGCGCCGCGCCGCAGGGTTGCCACCTTACTCGCACCTGGCACTGCTGCGCGCCGAAGCGCACCGCCCCGGGCAGGCCGAAGGCTTCCTTGACGAGGCCTGCGCCGCAGCCGAGCGCCTGGTAGCCGAGCAACGCCTGGCGGGCATCGAGCTGCTGGGGCCGGTGCCGGCGCCCATGGAACGGCGGGCCGGGCGCTTCCGCGCGCAACTGTTGATACAGGCCAATACCCGCGCGCCTTTGCATCGACTGATCAGTGCCTGGTTGCTAGTGTTGGAGCAGATGCCGAGCGGGCGCCAGGTGCGCTGGTCGCTGGATGTCGACCCGGTAGACCTTTACTGA
- a CDS encoding penicillin-binding protein 1A, with the protein MRLLKFFWWSSVAVICALVLGVSGAFLYLSPSLPSVESLRSIQLQIPLRVYSSDGKLIAEFGEMRRSPIRFAEIPPQFIQALLSAEDDNFLNHYGVDPSSLMRAATQLVKTGHIQTGGSTITMQVAKNFFLTSERSFSRKTNEILLALQIERELTKDEILELYVNKIYLGNRAYGIDAAAQVYYGKSIRDVSLAQMAMIAGLPKAPSRFNPLANPVRAKERRDWILGRMYKLGKIDEASYQAALAEPLNASYHVPAPEVNAPYIAEMARAEMVGRYGSDAYTEGFRVTTTVPSDMQEMANKAILNGLSEYDERHGYRGPEARFPGRTQAAWLQELGKQRMLGGLEPAIVTQVEKAGLKVLTRSGQEELVAWDTMKWARPFINSNAQGRAPQSPADVAQVGDLVRVQRLEDGKLKFSQVPGAQSALVTLDPYSGAIRALVGGFSFEQSNYNRAMQAKRQPGSSFKPFIYSAALDSGYTASSLVNDAPIVFVDEYLDKVWRPKNDTNTFLGPIRMREALYKSRNLVSIRLLQAMGVDRTIDYIAKFGFNKQDLPRNLSLALGTATLTPMEIATGWSTFANGGYKVTPYLIERIESRSGETLFTANPPRVPQGAEDHAGLAAAEQPISTAAMPGEAPPAFSQVASAPQAPAVAEQIIDGRTTYILTSMLQDVIKRGTGRRALALGRTDLAGKTGTTNESKDAWFSGYNADYVTTVWVGFDQPETLGRREYGGTVALPIWMSFMGAALKDKPEHAPAEPEGILSLRVDPVSGRAASPSTPNAYFELFKAEDSPPSVDELGTGAAPGSPLPADEAAPMDLF; encoded by the coding sequence ATACGCCTGCTGAAGTTCTTCTGGTGGTCTTCCGTCGCAGTCATCTGCGCGCTCGTACTCGGTGTGAGCGGTGCGTTTCTGTATCTTAGCCCCAGCCTGCCCTCGGTCGAATCGCTCAGAAGCATCCAGTTGCAGATCCCCCTCAGGGTGTATAGCAGCGATGGCAAGTTGATTGCCGAGTTCGGCGAAATGCGCCGCTCGCCGATCCGCTTCGCGGAAATTCCCCCACAGTTCATCCAGGCGCTTCTGTCAGCCGAGGACGACAATTTCCTCAATCACTACGGTGTCGACCCCAGCAGCCTGATGCGCGCCGCGACCCAGTTGGTGAAAACCGGGCATATCCAGACCGGCGGCAGCACCATCACCATGCAGGTGGCGAAGAACTTCTTCCTCACCAGCGAGCGCAGTTTCTCGCGCAAGACCAACGAGATCCTGCTGGCCTTGCAGATCGAGCGAGAGCTGACCAAGGACGAGATCCTCGAGCTGTACGTGAACAAGATCTACCTGGGCAACCGTGCCTACGGCATCGACGCCGCTGCGCAGGTGTACTACGGCAAGTCGATCCGCGATGTGAGCCTGGCGCAGATGGCGATGATCGCCGGCCTGCCCAAGGCCCCGTCGCGCTTCAACCCGCTGGCCAACCCGGTGCGCGCCAAGGAGCGCCGCGACTGGATCCTCGGCCGCATGTACAAGCTCGGCAAGATTGACGAGGCCAGCTACCAGGCTGCCCTGGCCGAGCCGCTCAACGCCAGCTACCACGTGCCCGCGCCAGAAGTTAATGCACCCTATATCGCCGAAATGGCCCGCGCCGAAATGGTCGGCCGTTATGGCAGCGACGCCTACACCGAAGGCTTCCGCGTCACCACCACGGTGCCCAGCGACATGCAGGAAATGGCCAACAAGGCCATCCTCAACGGCCTGTCCGAATATGACGAGCGCCACGGCTACCGCGGGCCGGAAGCACGCTTCCCCGGCCGCACCCAGGCGGCCTGGCTGCAGGAACTGGGCAAGCAGCGCATGCTGGGCGGCCTGGAGCCGGCCATCGTCACCCAGGTCGAGAAGGCCGGCCTCAAGGTGCTGACCCGTAGCGGCCAGGAAGAACTGGTGGCCTGGGATACCATGAAATGGGCCCGCCCGTTCATCAACAGCAACGCCCAGGGCCGTGCGCCGCAGTCACCGGCGGATGTCGCCCAGGTCGGCGACCTGGTACGCGTCCAGCGCCTGGAGGACGGCAAGCTCAAATTCAGCCAGGTGCCTGGCGCACAGAGCGCGCTGGTTACCCTCGACCCTTACAGCGGCGCCATCCGTGCGCTGGTTGGCGGCTTCTCGTTCGAGCAGAGCAACTACAACCGTGCCATGCAGGCCAAGCGCCAGCCGGGCTCGAGCTTCAAGCCGTTCATCTACAGTGCTGCCCTGGATAGCGGTTATACCGCTTCCAGCCTGGTCAACGATGCGCCGATCGTGTTCGTCGATGAGTACCTGGACAAGGTCTGGCGACCGAAGAACGACACCAACACCTTCCTCGGCCCCATCCGCATGCGCGAGGCCCTGTACAAGTCGCGCAACCTGGTGTCGATCCGCCTGCTGCAGGCCATGGGCGTGGACCGCACCATCGACTACATTGCCAAGTTCGGCTTCAACAAGCAGGACCTGCCGCGCAACCTGTCGCTGGCGCTGGGCACCGCTACGCTGACCCCGATGGAAATCGCCACTGGCTGGAGCACCTTTGCCAACGGCGGCTACAAGGTAACCCCGTACCTGATCGAGCGCATCGAGAGCCGCAGCGGCGAAACCCTGTTCACCGCCAACCCGCCGCGCGTACCGCAGGGTGCCGAGGACCATGCTGGCCTGGCAGCAGCCGAACAGCCGATCAGCACCGCCGCCATGCCGGGCGAGGCCCCACCTGCCTTCAGCCAGGTAGCCTCTGCACCGCAGGCGCCAGCCGTGGCCGAACAGATCATCGACGGGCGGACCACCTACATCCTCACCAGCATGCTGCAGGACGTGATCAAGCGTGGCACCGGCCGCCGGGCGCTGGCCCTGGGCCGCACCGACCTGGCCGGCAAGACCGGTACCACCAACGAGTCCAAGGACGCCTGGTTCTCCGGCTACAACGCCGACTACGTGACCACCGTGTGGGTCGGTTTCGACCAGCCTGAGACCCTTGGCCGCCGCGAGTATGGTGGCACCGTGGCGCTACCGATCTGGATGAGCTTCATGGGTGCGGCACTCAAGGACAAGCCTGAGCATGCGCCTGCCGAGCCGGAAGGCATCCTCAGCCTGCGCGTCGACCCGGTCAGCGGTCGCGCTGCCTCGCCCAGCACGCCAAACGCCTACTTCGAGCTGTTCAAGGCCGAGGATTCGCCGCCTTCGGTGGACGAACTGGGCACCGGAGCGGCGCCGGGCAGCCCGCTGCCGGCGGATGAAGCGGCGCCGATGGATCTGTTCTAA
- a CDS encoding thermonuclease family protein, giving the protein MRMASPSGFALLQKKAPLVGAFFMGLIWHLPAQAFCPLPDRPQQVAVRQVVDGDTLRLVDGRSVRLIGINAPEIGRNGRSSEPYAEAAKRRLQALVKASDGRVGLVPGIDSKDKYGRTLAHIYASNGDNLEAQLLGEGLGYRVAVAPNVRLSACHQLAEQAARKAGAGLWRRSPVLRAEELRQSGFAVVAGRIQAVQRNRGGVWLNLDDAVVLQVPARLQRNFPASFFDNLKGRQVEARGWVLDRSRKGGLKPGQRRWVLPLTDPSMLERISG; this is encoded by the coding sequence ATGCGCATGGCGAGCCCCTCGGGTTTCGCATTGCTGCAAAAAAAGGCGCCCCTTGTGGGCGCTTTTTTTATGGGCCTCATCTGGCACCTGCCGGCCCAGGCGTTCTGCCCGCTGCCGGACAGGCCGCAGCAGGTGGCGGTGCGCCAGGTGGTAGATGGCGATACCTTGCGTCTGGTCGATGGCCGCAGCGTGCGGCTGATAGGCATCAATGCCCCGGAAATCGGCCGTAACGGGCGTAGCAGCGAACCCTATGCGGAGGCCGCCAAGCGACGCCTGCAGGCATTGGTCAAGGCCAGTGACGGGCGTGTCGGCTTGGTGCCGGGCATCGACAGCAAAGACAAATACGGCCGAACCTTGGCGCATATCTACGCCAGCAATGGCGACAATCTGGAAGCACAATTGCTCGGCGAGGGTTTGGGCTATCGGGTGGCGGTTGCCCCTAATGTGCGCCTTAGCGCTTGCCACCAGCTGGCCGAGCAGGCGGCGCGCAAGGCTGGCGCCGGCTTGTGGCGACGCTCGCCAGTGCTACGTGCCGAAGAGCTGCGGCAGTCCGGTTTCGCCGTTGTCGCTGGCCGTATCCAGGCTGTGCAGCGCAACCGTGGCGGAGTTTGGCTGAACCTGGACGATGCCGTGGTGCTGCAGGTTCCCGCTCGTCTGCAACGCAACTTCCCCGCCAGCTTCTTCGATAACCTCAAGGGACGCCAGGTCGAAGCGCGCGGCTGGGTGCTGGATCGTTCCCGCAAGGGCGGCCTCAAGCCAGGGCAGCGGCGCTGGGTGTTGCCATTGACCGATCCAAGCATGTTGGAACGTATTTCAGGCTAA
- the pilM gene encoding type IV pilus biogenesis protein PilM yields the protein MLGRFGKDAGSLVGVEIAPDTVRIVQLQRRNRRYRVHVSAQEPFESPVGQDWLAEPAAVVAALRRACRRSGLGQRRVALALPANLVICKLCQLPQGQDEADMEAQLLADAERLFPFPLEDLALDFQVMGGSRAQPGCVEVMVAACRQSAMAPLDAMVEEAGLQLEAVEVDSIALCRLLPQGSLEGAALLRIDVHGTTLYDWQPGRLQQRRDLQVAEAGMKEQLPGCLQALLADGPRPACLWVASSSPIDPGWLQSLSARLHVPCRLLPGLAGLGQVDGSMLLACALALGGVQS from the coding sequence ATGCTAGGACGCTTCGGCAAGGATGCGGGTTCACTCGTGGGGGTGGAAATAGCCCCTGATACCGTTCGGATCGTGCAACTGCAACGGCGCAACCGGCGCTACCGGGTGCATGTCTCGGCACAGGAGCCGTTCGAATCGCCGGTCGGCCAGGATTGGCTGGCAGAGCCGGCAGCCGTGGTGGCTGCCTTGCGCCGCGCCTGTCGTCGCAGCGGCCTGGGGCAGCGCCGGGTAGCGCTGGCATTGCCCGCCAACCTGGTGATTTGCAAGCTGTGCCAGCTCCCGCAGGGCCAGGACGAGGCGGACATGGAGGCGCAGCTGCTGGCTGACGCAGAGCGGCTGTTTCCATTTCCGCTGGAAGACCTGGCCCTGGACTTTCAGGTAATGGGTGGCTCCCGCGCTCAGCCTGGTTGTGTCGAAGTGATGGTGGCGGCGTGCCGGCAAAGCGCGATGGCGCCCCTTGACGCCATGGTCGAGGAAGCCGGGTTGCAGCTGGAGGCTGTGGAGGTCGACAGCATTGCCCTGTGCCGGCTGTTGCCACAGGGCAGCCTTGAGGGGGCGGCACTGCTGCGTATCGATGTGCATGGCACAACGCTTTATGACTGGCAGCCGGGGCGACTGCAGCAACGTCGGGATCTGCAAGTGGCTGAGGCGGGCATGAAGGAGCAGTTGCCCGGGTGCCTGCAGGCGCTGCTTGCCGATGGGCCGCGGCCGGCATGCCTGTGGGTTGCCAGCAGCTCACCCATCGACCCGGGCTGGCTGCAAAGCCTGAGTGCCCGATTGCACGTGCCCTGCCGGCTTCTGCCTGGCTTGGCCGGCCTTGGGCAGGTCGATGGCTCGATGTTGCTGGCTTGCGCCCTGGCCCTCGGTGGGGTGCAGTCATGA
- the rpmE gene encoding 50S ribosomal protein L31, producing MKADIHPNYEVVAVTCSCGNKFETRSTLGSTLAIDVCNLCHPFYTGKQKVLDTGGRVQKFADRFGMFGTKK from the coding sequence ATGAAAGCAGATATTCATCCGAACTACGAAGTAGTTGCAGTCACCTGCAGCTGCGGCAACAAGTTCGAAACTCGTTCGACCCTGGGCAGCACCCTGGCGATCGACGTTTGCAACCTGTGCCACCCGTTCTACACCGGTAAGCAGAAAGTCCTGGACACCGGTGGTCGCGTACAGAAGTTCGCCGATCGCTTCGGTATGTTCGGTACCAAGAAGTAA
- the argS gene encoding arginine--tRNA ligase, with amino-acid sequence MKDTIRQLIQQALTQLVTDGVLPEGLSPAIQVENARDKTHGDFASNIAMMLAKPAGMKPRDLAEKLIDALPVSADISKVEIAGPGFLNFFQNTAALANRLDAALADAHLGARKAGPAQKVVIDMSAPNLAKEMHVGHLRSTIIGDSVARVLEFLGDEVIRQNHVGDWGTQFGMLLAYLEENPITSDELSDLENFYRAAKKRFDESEEFATRARGLVVKLQAGDPDCMALWTRFKDISLSHCQKTYELLNVKLTMADVMGESAYNADLANVVADLKAKGLLVEDQGAQCVFLEEFKNSEGEPLPVIVQKADGGYLYATTDLAAVRYRSNVLKADRALYFVDQRQALHFNQVFEVARRAGFVGHPMQMEHMGFGTMNGADGRPFKTRDGGTVKLIDLLTEAKERAYALVKEKNPSLADEELRRIGEVVGIGAVKYADLSKHRTSDYSFNFELMLNFEGNTAPYLLYAYTRVAGVFRKLGKAFDQVEGNIVLQAPHEQDLAARLAQFGEILNNVADKGTPHVLCSYLYDLAGLFSSFYENCPILAAETAEQQQSRLRLAALTGRTLKQGLELLGLETLERM; translated from the coding sequence ATGAAAGACACCATTCGCCAGCTGATCCAGCAAGCCCTCACCCAACTCGTCACCGACGGTGTGCTGCCTGAAGGGCTGTCGCCGGCGATTCAGGTGGAAAACGCCCGGGACAAGACCCACGGCGACTTCGCCAGCAACATCGCCATGATGCTGGCCAAGCCGGCCGGCATGAAACCACGCGACCTGGCGGAAAAACTCATCGACGCCCTGCCCGTCAGCGCCGACATCAGCAAGGTCGAGATCGCCGGCCCCGGCTTCCTCAACTTCTTCCAGAACACCGCCGCCCTGGCCAACCGCCTGGATGCCGCATTGGCCGACGCCCACCTGGGCGCACGCAAGGCTGGCCCTGCGCAGAAGGTGGTGATCGACATGTCGGCCCCCAACCTGGCCAAGGAAATGCACGTCGGCCACCTGCGTTCGACCATCATCGGTGACAGCGTGGCGCGCGTGCTGGAATTCCTCGGCGACGAGGTGATCCGGCAGAACCACGTGGGCGACTGGGGTACCCAGTTCGGCATGCTGCTGGCCTACCTGGAAGAAAACCCGATCACCAGCGACGAGCTGTCCGACCTGGAAAACTTCTACCGCGCCGCCAAGAAGCGCTTCGACGAGTCCGAAGAGTTCGCTACCCGGGCGCGCGGCCTGGTGGTCAAGCTGCAGGCTGGCGACCCGGACTGCATGGCGTTGTGGACACGCTTCAAGGACATCTCGCTGTCGCATTGCCAGAAGACCTACGAGCTGCTCAACGTCAAGCTGACCATGGCCGACGTGATGGGCGAGAGCGCCTACAACGCCGACCTGGCCAACGTGGTAGCCGACCTCAAGGCCAAGGGCCTGCTGGTCGAAGACCAGGGCGCCCAGTGCGTATTCCTCGAGGAGTTCAAGAACAGCGAAGGCGAGCCGCTGCCAGTGATTGTGCAGAAGGCCGACGGCGGCTACCTGTACGCCACCACCGACCTGGCCGCCGTGCGCTACCGCAGCAACGTGCTCAAGGCTGACCGCGCCCTGTATTTCGTCGACCAGCGCCAGGCGCTGCACTTCAACCAGGTGTTCGAAGTCGCACGCCGCGCAGGCTTCGTCGGCCACCCGATGCAGATGGAACACATGGGCTTCGGCACCATGAACGGCGCCGACGGCCGCCCGTTCAAGACCCGTGACGGCGGCACCGTGAAGCTGATCGACCTGCTCACCGAGGCCAAGGAGCGCGCCTATGCCCTGGTCAAGGAAAAGAACCCGAGCCTGGCCGACGAAGAACTGCGCCGCATCGGCGAAGTGGTGGGCATCGGCGCGGTGAAGTACGCCGACCTGTCCAAGCACCGCACCAGCGACTACAGCTTCAACTTCGAGCTGATGCTCAACTTCGAAGGCAACACGGCGCCTTACCTGCTGTACGCCTACACCCGCGTGGCCGGCGTGTTCCGCAAGCTGGGCAAGGCCTTTGACCAGGTCGAAGGCAACATCGTGCTGCAGGCCCCGCACGAACAGGACCTGGCCGCGCGCCTGGCGCAGTTTGGCGAAATTCTCAACAACGTGGCCGACAAGGGCACGCCGCACGTACTGTGCAGCTACCTGTACGACCTGGCCGGGCTGTTCTCCAGCTTCTACGAGAACTGCCCGATCCTCGCCGCCGAAACTGCAGAACAGCAGCAGAGCCGTCTGCGTCTGGCGGCCCTGACTGGCCGCACCCTCAAGCAAGGTCTGGAACTGCTCGGCCTGGAAACCCTGGAGCGCATGTAA